From Hypanus sabinus isolate sHypSab1 chromosome 23, sHypSab1.hap1, whole genome shotgun sequence, a single genomic window includes:
- the LOC132380183 gene encoding uncharacterized protein LOC132380183, whose translation MREETSMHEQILTKLQIPTTSGSETVSESEVESDSLGNSEEEDEEKKVEIKGDIKDILIYIMNELKAIRRMQNTLDNVVEKQNKKNNNLAWTIERKRMLEKIDALENSSRRNNIKIVGLMQGTEGENPIKFFQEWIPKILEMKEGSQVIEIERAHRALRPRPQQDQNPRSILIKYLRYQDKEMILKAATQGAKKRNGPLTIEGKRVFFYPDISYDLLKRRKEFNPVNYDIVGITETWLQGDQAWVLSVPGYTCYRRDRNMGRGGGVALLVRNEIQSLARGDLGTGEIESVWIELRNSKGKKTLMGVVYRPPNSSVDIGYKLIRVLTLACAKGNAVVMGDFNMQVNWENQLGAGPQDREFAECLRDVFLEQLVLEPTRNEAILDLVMCNEQELISDLEVKEPLGSSDHNMISFYLQFERDKGRSEVSVLQLNKGDYGAMREELAEVKWADALAAKTVDQQWQIFLGIIQKMQKQFIPMRRKDSKRGKGPQWLTKEVRDCIALKKKKYDRAKMSGNTDDWESFKEQQILTKKAIRREKIRYELSLARNIKGDSKSFFSYVKRKKIVKNNVGPLKNELGEIVMGNREMATEFNAYFRSVFTREDTINLPDVWVGQGHKISEELRQIDIRKETVMSRLVGLKANKSPGPDGLHPRVLKEVAQEIADALVIIFQCSLDSGSVPVDWRVANVIPLFKKGGKEKTENYSLTSVVGKMLESIIKDEIVAHLDGRNRIRPSQRGFTKGKSCLTNLLEFFEGVTRMLDEGKPVDVVYLDFQKAFDKVPHRRLVSKIRAHGIGGRVSTDRKLVGR comes from the coding sequence atgcgcgaagaaacaagtatgcatgaacagatattaacaaaactacaaatcccaactacgtCTGGAAGTGAAACTGTAAGTGAATCGGAAGTAGagtcagactctttgggaaattcagaggaagaagacGAGGAAAAGAAAgtggagattaaaggagacataaaagatatcctgatatatattatgaatgaattaaaagctataagaaggatgcagaatacactcgacaatgtggtggaaaaacaaaataagaaaaacaataaccttgcctggacaatagaaagaaaacggatgttggaaaaaatagatgcgcttgaaaattcaagtagacgaaataatatcaaaattgttggtcttatgcaaggtacagagggagaaaatccaataaaattctttcaagaatggattccaaaaattttggaaatgaaagaaggaagccaagtaattgaaattgaaagagcacacagagccttaagaccaagaccacaacaagatcaaaatccaagatcaattttgattaaatacttaaggtaccaagataaagaaatgatcttgaaggcagctactcaaggtgctaaaaagagaaatgggccattgacaatagaagggaaaagagtttttttttatccagacataagttacgatcttctgaagaggcggaaagaatttaatccagtgaactacgatattgttgggataacggagacatggctgcaaggggatcaggcctgggtattgagtgtaccagggtatacgtgctatcgtagagacagaaatatgggaagagggggtggggtggccctgttggtgaggaatgagattcagtccttagcaagaggtgacttgggaacaggggaaatagagtctgtgtggattgagctgaggaacagtaagggtaaaaaaaccctaatgggtgttgtgtacaggcccccaaacagtagcgtggatattgggtacaagttgattagggtgttaacattggcatgtgctaaaggtaatgcagtcgttatgggagatttcaacatgcaggtgaactgggagaatcagttaggtgctggaccccaggatagggagtttgcagagtgtctaagggatgtatttttggaacagcttgtgcttgagccaaccaggaacgaggctattttggacttggtgatgtgtaatgaacaggaattgataagtgatcttgaagtaaaggagccattaggaagtagtgatcataacatgataagtttttatctacaatttgagagggataagggcagatcagaggtgtcagtgttgcaattaaataaaggagactacggagccatgagggaagagctggccgaagttaaatgggcggatgccctggcagcaaagacagtggatcagcagtggcagatattcttgggcataatacaaaagatgcaaaagcagttcattccaatgagaaggaaggattcaaagagggggaaagggccacagtggttgacaaaggaagtcagagattgtatagcattaaagaaaaagaagtatgacagggccaagatgagtgggaatacagatgattgggaaagttttaaggaacagcagatcttaactaaaaaagcaatacggagagaaaaaatcaggtatgagctcagtctagccaggaatataaaaggggatagcaaaagcttttttagctatgtgaagagaaagaagatagttaagaacaatgttggccccttgaagaatgaattgggagaaattgttatgggaaacagggaaatggcaacagaatttaatgcgtactttagatctgtcttcaccagggaggacacaatcaatctcccagatgtatgggtgggccagggtcataagatatcagaggaattgagacagattgacattaggaaagaaactgtgatgagtagactggtaggactgaaggctaataaatccccgggtccagatggtctgcatccgagggttctaaaagaggtggctcaggaaattgcggatgcattggtaatcattttccaatgttccttagattcaggatcagttcctgtagattggagagtggctaatgttatcccacttttcaagaagggagggaaggagaaaacggagaactatagcctaacgtcagtcgtggggaagatgcttgagtccattattaaggacgaaatagtggcacatcttgatggcagaaataggattaggccgagccagcgtggttttaccaagggcaaatcatgcttgactaatctgttggagttttttgagggtgtaacaaggatgttagacgagggtaagccagtggatgttgtgtacctagattttcagaaggcattcgataaggtgccacataggagattggtgagtaaaatcagagctcatggcattgggggcagggtttcaacggatagaaaactggttggcagatag